In Malania oleifera isolate guangnan ecotype guangnan chromosome 8, ASM2987363v1, whole genome shotgun sequence, a single window of DNA contains:
- the LOC131162128 gene encoding RNA pseudouridine synthase 2, chloroplastic isoform X6 — protein sequence MLSLNAIPSLSAVSAQALFSSPCFHFFPRNPRTSCCSRVCRAFGVYSGYPDDSSSGEREECVAGLTSNYAGLRLEETVDIEAGKLRLDSWISSRISGVSRARVQSSIRFGLVSVNGRVVDKVSHAVRPGDKVKCTVSELQPLRAEAEDIPLDIVYEDDCVLVVNKPPHMVVHPAPGNATGTLVNGILHHCSLPTVAYSDKEVLCEAGDISDNELSDFSIDQVGISYSTLGGSVRPGIVHRLDKGTSGLLVVAKVTPKAAQFNENEHSHAHLCEQFKLRTIHRVYVSLTSGVPSPTSGRVDIPIGRDLSNRIRMTAASGSSNCGQARHAASRYKVIETLAGGGSALVEWRLETGRTHQ from the exons ATGTTGTCCCTGAACGCAATCCCTTCTTTATCGGCCGTATCCGCTCAGGCTCTCTTCTCTTCACCGTGTTTCCACTTCTTTCCTAGAAACCCTAGAACCAGCTGCTGCTCTAGAGTTTGCAGAGCCTTCGGTGTTTATTCTGGCTATCCTGATGATTCATCTTCCGGTGAACGTGAAGAATGCGTCGCCGGCCTGACATCCAACTACGCCGGCCTCCGGTTGGAAGAGACTGTTGACATTGAGGCAGGCAAGCTCAGGCTCGATTCTTGGATATCATCTCGCATTTCCGGCGTAAGTAGAGCTCGTGTGCAATCAAGCATTCGGTTCGGGCTCGTCAGTGTTAATGGCAGGGTTGTTGATAAG GTTTCTCATGCGGTTAGACCTGGAGATAAGGTTAAATGCACAGTATCAGAATTACAACCCTTAAGGGCTGAAGCAGAAGATATACCTTTGGATATAGTTTATGAAGATGACTGCGTACTGGTTGTAAACAAGCCTCCTCACATG GTTGTTCATCCAGCACCTGGCAATGCTACTGGTACACTTGTCAATGGCATTCTTCACCATTGCAGTCTTCCCACTGTTGCATACTCTGACAAGGAAGTACTTTGTGAGGCAGGAGATATTTCTGATAATGAGCTGAGTGACTTTTCTATAGATCAAGTTGGAATTAGTTACAGTACATTGGGAGGTTCTGTTCGCCCAGGAATTGTGCATAGGTTGGACAAAGGCACTAGTGGACTGCTTGTTGTTGCAAAGGTGACCCCCAAAGCAGCACAATTTAATGAA AATGAGCATTCTCATGCCCATTTATGTGAACAATTCAAACTACGCACCATCCACAGAGTATATGTTAGTCTTACTTCTGGAGTGCCCTCCCCAACCTCAGGACGTGTTGATATCCCAATAGGCCGTGATTTAAGTAATCGGATTCGTATGACTGCTGCTTCTGGATCTAGTAATTGCGGCCAGGCCCGTCATGCTGCTAGTAG GTATAAAGTAATTGAAACACTTGCTGGCGGTGGATCTGCATTAGTTGAGTGGAGATTAGAAACTGGGCGCACTCATCAG TAG
- the LOC131162128 gene encoding RNA pseudouridine synthase 2, chloroplastic isoform X5 has product MLSLNAIPSLSAVSAQALFSSPCFHFFPRNPRTSCCSRVCRAFGVYSGYPDDSSSGEREECVAGLTSNYAGLRLEETVDIEAGKLRLDSWISSRISGVSRARVQSSIRFGLVSVNGRVVDKVSHAVRPGDKVKCTVSELQPLRAEAEDIPLDIVYEDDCVLVVNKPPHMVVHPAPGNATGTLVNGILHHCSLPTVAYSDKEVLCEAGDISDNELSDFSIDQVGISYSTLGGSVRPGIVHRLDKGTSGLLVVAKVTPKAAQFNENEHSHAHLCEQFKLRTIHRVYVSLTSGVPSPTSGRVDIPIGRDLSNRIRMTAASGSSNCGQARHAASRYKVIETLAGGGSALVEWRLETGRTHQERSSLEFK; this is encoded by the exons ATGTTGTCCCTGAACGCAATCCCTTCTTTATCGGCCGTATCCGCTCAGGCTCTCTTCTCTTCACCGTGTTTCCACTTCTTTCCTAGAAACCCTAGAACCAGCTGCTGCTCTAGAGTTTGCAGAGCCTTCGGTGTTTATTCTGGCTATCCTGATGATTCATCTTCCGGTGAACGTGAAGAATGCGTCGCCGGCCTGACATCCAACTACGCCGGCCTCCGGTTGGAAGAGACTGTTGACATTGAGGCAGGCAAGCTCAGGCTCGATTCTTGGATATCATCTCGCATTTCCGGCGTAAGTAGAGCTCGTGTGCAATCAAGCATTCGGTTCGGGCTCGTCAGTGTTAATGGCAGGGTTGTTGATAAG GTTTCTCATGCGGTTAGACCTGGAGATAAGGTTAAATGCACAGTATCAGAATTACAACCCTTAAGGGCTGAAGCAGAAGATATACCTTTGGATATAGTTTATGAAGATGACTGCGTACTGGTTGTAAACAAGCCTCCTCACATG GTTGTTCATCCAGCACCTGGCAATGCTACTGGTACACTTGTCAATGGCATTCTTCACCATTGCAGTCTTCCCACTGTTGCATACTCTGACAAGGAAGTACTTTGTGAGGCAGGAGATATTTCTGATAATGAGCTGAGTGACTTTTCTATAGATCAAGTTGGAATTAGTTACAGTACATTGGGAGGTTCTGTTCGCCCAGGAATTGTGCATAGGTTGGACAAAGGCACTAGTGGACTGCTTGTTGTTGCAAAGGTGACCCCCAAAGCAGCACAATTTAATGAA AATGAGCATTCTCATGCCCATTTATGTGAACAATTCAAACTACGCACCATCCACAGAGTATATGTTAGTCTTACTTCTGGAGTGCCCTCCCCAACCTCAGGACGTGTTGATATCCCAATAGGCCGTGATTTAAGTAATCGGATTCGTATGACTGCTGCTTCTGGATCTAGTAATTGCGGCCAGGCCCGTCATGCTGCTAGTAG GTATAAAGTAATTGAAACACTTGCTGGCGGTGGATCTGCATTAGTTGAGTGGAGATTAGAAACTGGGCGCACTCATCAG
- the LOC131162128 gene encoding RNA pseudouridine synthase 2, chloroplastic isoform X3 has translation MLSLNAIPSLSAVSAQALFSSPCFHFFPRNPRTSCCSRVCRAFGVYSGYPDDSSSGEREECVAGLTSNYAGLRLEETVDIEAGKLRLDSWISSRISGVSRARVQSSIRFGLVSVNGRVVDKVSHAVRPGDKVKCTVSELQPLRAEAEDIPLDIVYEDDCVLVVNKPPHMVVHPAPGNATGTLVNGILHHCSLPTVAYSDKEVLCEAGDISDNELSDFSIDQVGISYSTLGGSVRPGIVHRLDKGTSGLLVVAKVTPKAAQFNENEHSHAHLCEQFKLRTIHRVYVSLTSGVPSPTSGRVDIPIGRDLSNRIRMTAASGSSNCGQARHAASRYKVIETLAGGGSALVEWRLETGRTHQIRAHAKYLGIPLLGDEVYGGSKSMALSLLQPRTPPSCNDLLLQLVSRLERPCLHAVALGFKHPHTGESLNLSCSPPKDFTEILGQLRKISKISNG, from the exons ATGTTGTCCCTGAACGCAATCCCTTCTTTATCGGCCGTATCCGCTCAGGCTCTCTTCTCTTCACCGTGTTTCCACTTCTTTCCTAGAAACCCTAGAACCAGCTGCTGCTCTAGAGTTTGCAGAGCCTTCGGTGTTTATTCTGGCTATCCTGATGATTCATCTTCCGGTGAACGTGAAGAATGCGTCGCCGGCCTGACATCCAACTACGCCGGCCTCCGGTTGGAAGAGACTGTTGACATTGAGGCAGGCAAGCTCAGGCTCGATTCTTGGATATCATCTCGCATTTCCGGCGTAAGTAGAGCTCGTGTGCAATCAAGCATTCGGTTCGGGCTCGTCAGTGTTAATGGCAGGGTTGTTGATAAG GTTTCTCATGCGGTTAGACCTGGAGATAAGGTTAAATGCACAGTATCAGAATTACAACCCTTAAGGGCTGAAGCAGAAGATATACCTTTGGATATAGTTTATGAAGATGACTGCGTACTGGTTGTAAACAAGCCTCCTCACATG GTTGTTCATCCAGCACCTGGCAATGCTACTGGTACACTTGTCAATGGCATTCTTCACCATTGCAGTCTTCCCACTGTTGCATACTCTGACAAGGAAGTACTTTGTGAGGCAGGAGATATTTCTGATAATGAGCTGAGTGACTTTTCTATAGATCAAGTTGGAATTAGTTACAGTACATTGGGAGGTTCTGTTCGCCCAGGAATTGTGCATAGGTTGGACAAAGGCACTAGTGGACTGCTTGTTGTTGCAAAGGTGACCCCCAAAGCAGCACAATTTAATGAA AATGAGCATTCTCATGCCCATTTATGTGAACAATTCAAACTACGCACCATCCACAGAGTATATGTTAGTCTTACTTCTGGAGTGCCCTCCCCAACCTCAGGACGTGTTGATATCCCAATAGGCCGTGATTTAAGTAATCGGATTCGTATGACTGCTGCTTCTGGATCTAGTAATTGCGGCCAGGCCCGTCATGCTGCTAGTAG GTATAAAGTAATTGAAACACTTGCTGGCGGTGGATCTGCATTAGTTGAGTGGAGATTAGAAACTGGGCGCACTCATCAG ATACGTGCACATGCAAAGTACCTGGGAATTCCTCTTTTAGGAGATGAGGTGTATGGAGGTTCTAAGAGCATGGCCCTGTCATTGCTGCAGCCCAGAACTCCGCCTAGCTGCAATGATCTACTTCTGCAACTGGTTTCAAGATTAGAGAGGCCTTGCCTCCATGCAGTGGCTCTTGG gttTAAGCACCCACACACTGGAGAGAGCCTAAATTTATCTTGCTCACCCCCTAAGGATTTCACTGAGATTTTAGGCCAATTACGTAAGATTAGCAAAATCAGCAATGGATAA
- the LOC131162128 gene encoding RNA pseudouridine synthase 2, chloroplastic isoform X4, whose protein sequence is MLSLNAIPSLSAVSAQALFSSPCFHFFPRNPRTSCCSRVCRAFGVYSGYPDDSSSGEREECVAGLTSNYAGLRLEETVDIEAGKLRLDSWISSRISGVSRARVQSSIRFGLVSVNGRVVDKVSHAVRPGDKVKCTVSELQPLRAEAEDIPLDIVYEDDCVLVVNKPPHMVVHPAPGNATGTLVNGILHHCSLPTVAYSDKEVLCEAGDISDNELSDFSIDQVGISYSTLGGSVRPGIVHRLDKGTSGLLVVAKNEHSHAHLCEQFKLRTIHRVYVSLTSGVPSPTSGRVDIPIGRDLSNRIRMTAASGSSNCGQARHAASRYKVIETLAGGGSALVEWRLETGRTHQIRAHAKYLGIPLLGDEVYGGSKSMALSLLQPRTPPSCNDLLLQLVSRLERPCLHAVALGFKHPHTGESLNLSCSPPKDFTEILGQLRKISKISNG, encoded by the exons ATGTTGTCCCTGAACGCAATCCCTTCTTTATCGGCCGTATCCGCTCAGGCTCTCTTCTCTTCACCGTGTTTCCACTTCTTTCCTAGAAACCCTAGAACCAGCTGCTGCTCTAGAGTTTGCAGAGCCTTCGGTGTTTATTCTGGCTATCCTGATGATTCATCTTCCGGTGAACGTGAAGAATGCGTCGCCGGCCTGACATCCAACTACGCCGGCCTCCGGTTGGAAGAGACTGTTGACATTGAGGCAGGCAAGCTCAGGCTCGATTCTTGGATATCATCTCGCATTTCCGGCGTAAGTAGAGCTCGTGTGCAATCAAGCATTCGGTTCGGGCTCGTCAGTGTTAATGGCAGGGTTGTTGATAAG GTTTCTCATGCGGTTAGACCTGGAGATAAGGTTAAATGCACAGTATCAGAATTACAACCCTTAAGGGCTGAAGCAGAAGATATACCTTTGGATATAGTTTATGAAGATGACTGCGTACTGGTTGTAAACAAGCCTCCTCACATG GTTGTTCATCCAGCACCTGGCAATGCTACTGGTACACTTGTCAATGGCATTCTTCACCATTGCAGTCTTCCCACTGTTGCATACTCTGACAAGGAAGTACTTTGTGAGGCAGGAGATATTTCTGATAATGAGCTGAGTGACTTTTCTATAGATCAAGTTGGAATTAGTTACAGTACATTGGGAGGTTCTGTTCGCCCAGGAATTGTGCATAGGTTGGACAAAGGCACTAGTGGACTGCTTGTTGTTGCAAAG AATGAGCATTCTCATGCCCATTTATGTGAACAATTCAAACTACGCACCATCCACAGAGTATATGTTAGTCTTACTTCTGGAGTGCCCTCCCCAACCTCAGGACGTGTTGATATCCCAATAGGCCGTGATTTAAGTAATCGGATTCGTATGACTGCTGCTTCTGGATCTAGTAATTGCGGCCAGGCCCGTCATGCTGCTAGTAG GTATAAAGTAATTGAAACACTTGCTGGCGGTGGATCTGCATTAGTTGAGTGGAGATTAGAAACTGGGCGCACTCATCAG ATACGTGCACATGCAAAGTACCTGGGAATTCCTCTTTTAGGAGATGAGGTGTATGGAGGTTCTAAGAGCATGGCCCTGTCATTGCTGCAGCCCAGAACTCCGCCTAGCTGCAATGATCTACTTCTGCAACTGGTTTCAAGATTAGAGAGGCCTTGCCTCCATGCAGTGGCTCTTGG gttTAAGCACCCACACACTGGAGAGAGCCTAAATTTATCTTGCTCACCCCCTAAGGATTTCACTGAGATTTTAGGCCAATTACGTAAGATTAGCAAAATCAGCAATGGATAA
- the LOC131162128 gene encoding RNA pseudouridine synthase 2, chloroplastic isoform X7 codes for MLSLNAIPSLSAVSAQALFSSPCFHFFPRNPRTSCCSRVCRAFGVYSGYPDDSSSGEREECVAGLTSNYAGLRLEETVDIEAGKLRLDSWISSRISGVSRARVQSSIRFGLVSVNGRVVDKVSHAVRPGDKVKCTVSELQPLRAEAEDIPLDIVYEDDCVLVVNKPPHMVVHPAPGNATGTLVNGILHHCSLPTVAYSDKEVLCEAGDISDNELSDFSIDQVGISYSTLGGSVRPGIVHRLDKGTSGLLVVAKNEHSHAHLCEQFKLRTIHRVYVSLTSGVPSPTSGRVDIPIGRDLSNRIRMTAASGSSNCGQARHAASRYKVIETLAGGGSALVEWRLETGRTHQERSSLEFK; via the exons ATGTTGTCCCTGAACGCAATCCCTTCTTTATCGGCCGTATCCGCTCAGGCTCTCTTCTCTTCACCGTGTTTCCACTTCTTTCCTAGAAACCCTAGAACCAGCTGCTGCTCTAGAGTTTGCAGAGCCTTCGGTGTTTATTCTGGCTATCCTGATGATTCATCTTCCGGTGAACGTGAAGAATGCGTCGCCGGCCTGACATCCAACTACGCCGGCCTCCGGTTGGAAGAGACTGTTGACATTGAGGCAGGCAAGCTCAGGCTCGATTCTTGGATATCATCTCGCATTTCCGGCGTAAGTAGAGCTCGTGTGCAATCAAGCATTCGGTTCGGGCTCGTCAGTGTTAATGGCAGGGTTGTTGATAAG GTTTCTCATGCGGTTAGACCTGGAGATAAGGTTAAATGCACAGTATCAGAATTACAACCCTTAAGGGCTGAAGCAGAAGATATACCTTTGGATATAGTTTATGAAGATGACTGCGTACTGGTTGTAAACAAGCCTCCTCACATG GTTGTTCATCCAGCACCTGGCAATGCTACTGGTACACTTGTCAATGGCATTCTTCACCATTGCAGTCTTCCCACTGTTGCATACTCTGACAAGGAAGTACTTTGTGAGGCAGGAGATATTTCTGATAATGAGCTGAGTGACTTTTCTATAGATCAAGTTGGAATTAGTTACAGTACATTGGGAGGTTCTGTTCGCCCAGGAATTGTGCATAGGTTGGACAAAGGCACTAGTGGACTGCTTGTTGTTGCAAAG AATGAGCATTCTCATGCCCATTTATGTGAACAATTCAAACTACGCACCATCCACAGAGTATATGTTAGTCTTACTTCTGGAGTGCCCTCCCCAACCTCAGGACGTGTTGATATCCCAATAGGCCGTGATTTAAGTAATCGGATTCGTATGACTGCTGCTTCTGGATCTAGTAATTGCGGCCAGGCCCGTCATGCTGCTAGTAG GTATAAAGTAATTGAAACACTTGCTGGCGGTGGATCTGCATTAGTTGAGTGGAGATTAGAAACTGGGCGCACTCATCAG